From the genome of Chanos chanos chromosome 5, fChaCha1.1, whole genome shotgun sequence, one region includes:
- the asgr1a gene encoding asialoglycoprotein receptor 1 yields the protein MKDDVAPANKSVTVSNDYCDDIDFETREEGALWKTGPSSRFAAVPFVGQSRRNTCVFGTLMAIIVLALIITVSVGNTKVDRKFSDVEKKVANMTDFLHSKIEQLEKKDYEVVSDAAQLEDQLHLLEEEVHDMTYNLKGMEKVETLAESVSQLMCSFNRLIHNNTNHVCCPMGWSLYSGFCYFFSEEGKPWYTARDDCQSKNADLLVLKSAEERRFVVSRTMPLYYWLGLTDEEDQEWKWVDGTTYKLDRSEWMPGQPDNWRAHGLGGGEDCAHFHRDGRYNDDHCSRKYRYVCKVSSSGLVIT from the exons ATGAAGGACGACGTAGCACCAGCAAACAAGTCCGTCACAGTGAGCAATGACTACTGTGATGACATTGACTTTGAAACTAGAGAGGAAGGAGCTCTctggaaaacag gGCCCTCGTCCAGATTTGCCGCTGTACCTTTTGTGGGTCAGTCACGCCGGAACACATGTGTTTTCGGCACTCTGATGGCTATTATAGTGTTGGCACTCATTATAACTGTATCTGTGGGCA ATACCAAAGTGGACAGAAAGTTCTCTGATGTAGAGAAAAAAGTTGCCAACATGACTGATTTTTTACATTCTAAGATAGAGCAGTTAGAGAAAAAGG ACTATGAGGTAGTGTCCGATGCTGCCCAGTTGGAAGATCAGCTGCACCTACTAGAGGAAGAGGTTCATGATA TGACCTATAATTTGAAGGGTATGGAGAAGGTTGAAACTCTGGCAGAATCTGTGTCTCAGCTAATGTGCAGCTTCAACAGATTAATCCACAACA ataCCAATCATGTCTGTTGTCCAATGGGATGGTCATTGTACTCCGGATTCTGCTATTTCTTCTCTGAGGAAGGGAAGCCATGGTATACAGCAAGAGATGACTGTCAGAGCAAAAACGCTGACTTACTAGTGCTGAAGAGTGCAGAGGAGAGG cgGTTTGTGGTTAGCAGGACAATGCCATTGTATTACTGGCTTGGTTTGACTGATGAAGAGGATCAAgagtggaaatgggtggatggaaCCACATACAAGCTAGACAGAAG tgagtgGATGCCAGGCCAACCAGATAACTGGCGCGCTCATGGTTTGGGAGGGGGTGAAGACTGTGCACATTTTCATCGTGATGGAAGGTATAATGATGATCACTGCTCTCGGAAGTACCGCTATGTCTGCAAAGTCTCATCCAGTGGCCTAGTCATTACctaa
- the LOC115812492 gene encoding BTB/POZ domain-containing protein KCTD21-like, which translates to MPDSNSPQDPVSVNVGGEVYMTTLDTLTRCRDSMLGAMFTGQIPLLRDKRGNFFIDRDGKVFRYILNYLRSNSLDLPDDFTELSILKREADFFQIRPLLEEIRRHEASPRGSNRRGAMMNANVDSLVRVLHFNLKRGPENYELRSCAVRVYTANIFCTSHAFIELLCSSFLYRTREGPVAPQPGNARQNNLKLEWVPCPDELPREQHERHGYRELMAAPSSSLGVCVPCCEIPDTKAFMAELLRVSLVEGFRVDSVFPDPADILNCSALRFVRY; encoded by the coding sequence ATGCCAGACAGTAACTCCCCGCAGGACCCAGTATCTGTCAACGTAGGAGGTGAAGTGTATATGACAACTTTGGACACACTCACGCGCTGTCGAGACTCTATGCTTGGCGCGATGTTCACTGGACAGATTCCGTTGCTCCGAGACAAACGCGGAAACTTCTTTATTGATCGAGACGGTAAAGTATTCCGGTACATCCTGAACTACCTCAGGTCTAATAGCCTTGACTTGCCGGACGATTTCACAGAGTTGTCAATCCTCAAGCGTGAGGCGGACTTTTTTCAAATCCGGCCACTGCTCGAGGAGATCCGAAGGCATGAGGCTAGCCCAAGAGGGTCAAACAGGCGTGGTGCTATGATGAATGCTAATGTTGACAGCCTTGTACGTGTCTTGCACTTCAATTTAAAGCGTGGTCCAGAGAACTACGAGCTGCGGTCATGTGCTGTTCGGGTGTACACAGCCAACATTTTCTGCACATCGCATGCATTCATTGAGTTGCTGTGCTCAAGCTTCTTGTACCGTACACGCGAAGGTCCAGTAGCACCGCAGCCTGGCAACGCGCGGCAAAACAACCTCAAACTGGAGTGGGTTCCATGCCCCGATGAGCTACCACGTGAGCAGCACGAGAGACATGGCTACAGGGAGCTGATGGCAGCGCCTTCATCCAGTCTTGGTGTTTGTGTTCCCTGCTGTGAAATCCCGGACACGAAAGCTTTTATGGCAGAACTGTTAAGAGTGTCACTGGTTGAAGGGTTTCGCGTTGACTCGGTATTTCCAGATCCTGCAGACATCCTGAACTGTAGCGCTCTGCGCTTTGTCAGGTACTAA
- the plod3 gene encoding multifunctional procollagen lysine hydroxylase and glycosyltransferase LH3, whose protein sequence is MDPRLFPVICVLLLGCGQLSTTTEQRRVKIAPENLLVITAATEETDGFNRFMRTVREFNYTVKVLGLGEEWKGGDVAKTVGGGQKVRWLKKELQKHKDEKDKVILFVDSYDVILASGPEELLWKFSRTNHRVVFSAEGFCWPDQRLASKYPPVHTGKRYLNSGGFIGYAPELYAIVQQWKYKDNDDDQLFYTHIYLDKEQRTRFNMTLDHRSRIFQNLNGAVEEVVLKFEKSRVRARNVAYDTLPVIIHGNGPTKLQLNYLGNYVPTAWTYENGCGICDDDLLYLNDIPDEEMPLVHVAVFIEQPTPFVEEFLERLATLNYPHSRLRLFIHNNVVYHEQHVQQFWNRHRSLFPTARIVGPEENLKQDQARTMAVEACKKDPSCDYYFNIDAEVALINPDVLRILIEENKSVIAPMLSRHGKLWSNFWGALSPEGYYSRSEDYIDIVQGKRVGLWNVPYITQVYLIRGSTLRSRLAHVSLYQQEGMDPDMVFCRTIRDQGVFMYVTNRDEFGRLVSSANYNTSRLYPDMWQIFDNPIDWKEKYINENYSKIFDENENVVEEPCPDVYWFPAFSDRMCDELVETMEQFGQWSSGSHTDERLSGGYENVPTVDIHMNQIQYEKEWLKFLKDYIVPVTEKLYPGYYPKAQAVMNFVVRYRPDEQPFLRPHHDSSTFTINIALNSKGKDYEGGGCRFLRYDCKVESPRKGWSFMHPGRLTHYHEGLPTTQGTRYIMVSFVDP, encoded by the exons ATGGATCCACGTCTTTTCCCTGTGATCTGTGTGCTTCTTCTGGGATGTGGACAGTTGTCCACAACCACAGAGCAGAGACGCGTCAAAATAG CACCAGAGAACCTTCTGGTTATCACAGCGGCCACTGAGGAGACCGATGGCTTCAATAGATTCATGAGAACTGTGAGAGAGTTCAACTATACTGTGAAG gtgcttGGTCTAGGTGAAGAATGGAAGGGAGGTGATGTTGCTAAGACAGTTGGAGGAGGGCAGAAGGTCCGTTGGTTGAAAAAGGAgctgcagaaacacaaagacGAAAAGGATAAGGTCATTCTTTTCGTGGACAG CTATGATGTGATCCTGGCAAGTGGGCCGGAGGAGTTGCTATGGAAATTCTCTCGTACAAATCACAGAGTGGTCTTTTCTGCAGAGGGCTTCTGCTGGCCAGACCAGCGTCTCGCGTCAAAATATCCCCCTGTTCACACTGGCAAACGCTACCTCAACTCTGGAG GTTTCATTGGTTATGCCCCTGAGCTCTATGCCATTGTGCAGCAGTGGAAATACAAAGATAATGACGATGATCAGCTCTTCTACACTCATATCTATTTGGACAAGGAGCAGAgg ACCCGGTTTAACATGACCCTGGACCACCGGTCCCGCATTTTCCAAAACCTCAACGGAGCCGTCG AGGAGGTGGTTCTTAAGTTTGAGAAATCTCGTGTGAGAGCACGGAATGTGGCTTATGACACTCTACCTGTAATTATCCATGGCAATGGGCCTACGAAG CTGCAGCTGAATTACCTTGGCAACTACGTGCCAACAGCCTGGACATACGAGAATGGATGTGGCATTTGTGACGATGACCTGCTGTATCTAAATGACATCCCG GATGAGGAGATGCCACTGGTCCATGTTGCTGTGTTCATCGAGCAGCCAACGCCATTTGTGGAGGAGTTCCTCGAGAGACTGGCAACCCTGAACTACCCACACTCACGTCTCAGACTCTTCATCCACAACAAT GTGGTGTATCATGAGCAACATGTACAGCAGTTTTGGAACCGTCATCGGTCACTGTTTCCCACGGCCCGTATTGTTGGACCAGAGGAGAACCTGAAGCAGGACCAGGCCAGAACTATGGCTGT tgaggccTGTAAGAAAGATCCCTCCTGTGACTACTACTTTAACATTGACGCAGAGGTTGCTCTGATAAACCCTGACGTGCTCCGAATTCTCATCGAGGAAAACAA gtctgtaATAGCCCCTATGTTGTCTCGTCATGGGAAATTGTGGTCAAATTTCTGGGGAGCTCTCAGTCCTGAAGGGTATTATTCACGTTCAGAGGATTATATTGACATCGTCCAGGGCAAACGAGT TGGTTTATGGAACGTTCCATATATCACTCAAGTGTATCTGATTCGAGGTTCCACTCTGCGCTCTCGCTTGGCCCATGTCAGTCTTTATCAGCAGGAAGGCATGGACCCTGACATGGTATTCTGCAGAACAATCAGAGAccag ggtgtgttcatgtatgtgacTAACAGAGATGAGTTTGGACGATTAGTCTCATCTGCAAACTACAACACCAGCCGACTCTACCCAGACATGTGGCAGATATTTGACAACCCCATT GACTGGAAGGAGAAGTATATCAATGAGAACTACTCAAAGATCTTCgatgagaatgaaaatgtgGTTGAGGAG ccctGTCCAGATGTTTACTGGTTCCCTGCCTTCTCCGACAGAATGTGTGATGAGCTAGTTGAGACCATGGAACAATTTGGCCAGTGGTCCTCAGGCTCACACAcg GATGAGAGGCTTTCTGGTGGTTATGAGAATGTGCCAACTGTGGATATTCATATGAACCAGATTCAGTATGAGAAAGAATGGCTGAAATTCCTTAAGGATTATATTGTCCCGGTAactgagaaactctatccaGGATATTATCCAAAG GCACAAGCAGTGATGAACTTTGTGGTCAGATATCGTCCAGACGAGCAGCCCTTTCTACGACCTCATCATGACTCCTCCACCTTCACCATTAACATTGCCCTGAACAGTAAAGGCAAAGACTACGAG GGTGGAGGCTGTAGGTTCCTTCGTTATGACTGTAAGGTTGAGTCTCCCAGAAAAGGCTGGTCCTTCATGCACCCAGGCCGGCTAACGCATTATCATGAGGGTCTACCGACCACACAGGGTACCCGATATATTATGGTCTCCTTTGTCGACCCTTGA